The Streptomyces sp. NBC_00691 genome has a segment encoding these proteins:
- a CDS encoding TetR/AcrR family transcriptional regulator: MAASAKDTPNPTAPPARPAARSRASVKGEQTRARLIAAARTLLAGEMSERFTTRNVAALCGVSHGMCHYHFQDRTDLVLAVVTDIRPEWISPLEEAVAAPGTFAERAERVLDLLGRPEKTDLAHLHSALHWHALNDDRVRQSLETEYRRWRACFVALFQVLADERGDGLDPRPLGEAVAAAVDGLAAVESLDADVDAGAVLRTLVHTLAAGA, translated from the coding sequence ATGGCAGCATCCGCGAAGGACACTCCGAACCCGACCGCTCCCCCGGCCCGCCCGGCCGCCCGGTCACGGGCCTCGGTGAAGGGCGAGCAGACCCGGGCGCGGCTGATCGCGGCCGCCCGCACCCTGCTCGCGGGCGAGATGAGCGAGCGGTTCACCACGCGCAACGTGGCGGCGCTCTGCGGGGTGTCACACGGCATGTGCCACTACCACTTCCAGGACAGGACCGACCTCGTCCTCGCGGTCGTCACGGACATCCGCCCCGAGTGGATCTCCCCCCTGGAAGAGGCCGTCGCCGCCCCCGGCACCTTCGCCGAGCGCGCCGAGCGGGTGCTCGACCTGCTCGGCAGGCCGGAGAAGACGGACCTCGCCCATCTCCACTCCGCGCTGCACTGGCACGCGTTGAACGACGACCGGGTCAGGCAGTCGCTGGAGACGGAGTACCGGCGCTGGCGCGCCTGTTTCGTCGCCCTATTCCAGGTTCTCGCCGACGAGCGCGGTGACGGTCTCGATCCCCGGCCGCTGGGCGAGGCCGTCGCCGCGGCCGTCGACGGACTGGCCGCCGTGGAGTCCCTGGACGCCGACGTCGACGCCGGAGCGGTCCTCCGGACCCTGGTCCACACGCTCGCCGCCGGTGCCTGA
- a CDS encoding HipA family kinase: MLTEVTATRYVTPLREGGSLPGIVEADDLGTYVMKFTGAGQGRKTLVAEVVCGQLARRLGLRVPELVTIQLDPVIGLSEPDQEVQELLKASGGLNLGMDYLPGSLGFDPLAYEVDPVEAGRVVWFDAVINNVDRSWRNPNMLVWHGDLWLIDHGATMIWHHNWPGAQASAAKPYDASDHVLARYAPDVAAAAAELAPLVTRELLDEIAADVPDEWLVDEPGFDTADDVRAAYVAALLPRAATIHERITLGPRTESRPQQPPGWLAERLAPRTHSTEKDTTP; the protein is encoded by the coding sequence ATGCTTACAGAAGTGACGGCAACCCGCTATGTCACGCCCTTGCGTGAGGGCGGCTCGCTGCCCGGGATCGTCGAGGCCGACGATCTCGGCACCTATGTCATGAAGTTCACCGGGGCCGGCCAGGGGCGCAAGACCCTGGTCGCCGAGGTCGTCTGCGGACAGCTCGCCCGCCGGCTCGGTCTGCGGGTGCCCGAGCTCGTCACCATCCAGCTCGACCCGGTCATCGGACTCTCCGAGCCTGACCAGGAGGTGCAGGAGCTGCTCAAGGCGAGCGGTGGTCTCAACCTGGGCATGGACTATCTCCCCGGTTCGCTGGGCTTCGACCCGCTGGCGTACGAGGTGGACCCCGTCGAGGCCGGCCGGGTCGTCTGGTTCGACGCGGTGATCAACAACGTCGACCGGTCCTGGCGGAACCCGAACATGCTCGTCTGGCACGGCGACCTGTGGCTCATCGACCACGGCGCCACCATGATCTGGCACCACAACTGGCCCGGCGCCCAGGCGTCCGCCGCCAAGCCGTACGACGCCTCCGACCACGTGCTCGCCCGCTACGCGCCGGACGTCGCCGCCGCGGCCGCCGAGCTCGCCCCGCTCGTCACCCGCGAGCTGCTCGACGAGATCGCCGCCGACGTGCCCGACGAGTGGCTCGTCGACGAGCCCGGATTCGACACCGCGGACGACGTGCGCGCCGCCTACGTCGCGGCGCTGCTGCCGCGGGCCGCCACCATCCACGAGCGGATCACGCTCGGTCCGCGGACCGAGAGCCGGCCGCAGCAGCCGCCGGGCTGGCTCGCCGAGCGCCTCGCGCCCCGGACACACTCCACCGAGAAGGACACCACCCCGTGA
- a CDS encoding ABC transporter ATP-binding protein, with protein sequence MPDHAETAVNAEATDSTERAENAESGANEERASDGGKYTGSAENAVTSRAAAHHAEDAWYGENAGDVLVVKGLRRSYGAVRAVDDVSFTLPHGGSLGIVGESGSGKTTTARIVVGLERADEGEVHVRGRSRTVRRRGRAQRLARAREVQMVFQDPLQSLDPRTSVEAALLETLRLHFPERDHDRRVRELLDQVGLGTRAADALPRRLSGGQRQRVAIARALAVEPAVLVLDEAVAALDVSVQAQILNLLADIREQTSIGYLFITHDLGVVRCVTDDVIVMRHGAVVEAGRTAEVLAAPQHPYTRLLLESVPRPGWDPERIAAARRAL encoded by the coding sequence ATGCCTGATCACGCCGAGACCGCTGTGAACGCCGAGGCCACCGACAGCACGGAGCGCGCCGAGAACGCCGAGAGCGGAGCGAACGAGGAGCGCGCCTCGGACGGCGGGAAGTACACCGGGAGCGCGGAGAACGCCGTGACCTCCAGGGCGGCCGCACACCACGCCGAGGACGCCTGGTACGGCGAGAACGCCGGGGACGTCCTGGTCGTCAAGGGCCTGCGCCGTAGCTACGGAGCCGTACGGGCCGTCGACGACGTGTCCTTCACGCTGCCGCACGGCGGGTCCCTGGGCATCGTGGGGGAGTCCGGCTCGGGCAAGACCACCACGGCCCGGATCGTCGTCGGCCTGGAGCGGGCGGACGAGGGCGAGGTCCATGTGCGGGGCCGGTCCCGGACCGTGCGACGCCGCGGCCGCGCGCAGCGCCTCGCCCGTGCCCGCGAGGTCCAGATGGTCTTCCAGGACCCGCTGCAGTCCCTCGATCCGCGGACCAGCGTCGAGGCGGCCCTCCTCGAGACGCTACGGCTCCACTTCCCGGAGCGGGACCACGACCGGCGGGTGCGGGAACTGCTCGACCAGGTCGGTCTCGGGACGCGTGCCGCCGACGCGCTGCCCCGCCGGCTCTCGGGCGGCCAGCGGCAGCGCGTGGCCATCGCCCGGGCCCTCGCCGTGGAGCCGGCCGTCCTCGTCCTGGACGAGGCCGTCGCCGCGCTCGACGTGTCCGTGCAGGCACAGATCCTCAACCTGCTCGCCGACATCCGGGAGCAGACCTCGATCGGCTACCTCTTCATCACCCATGACCTGGGCGTGGTCCGGTGCGTCACCGACGACGTCATCGTCATGCGGCACGGCGCGGTCGTGGAGGCGGGGCGCACCGCCGAGGTGCTCGCCGCTCCGCAACACCCGTACACCCGGCTGCTCCTGGAGTCCGTGCCACGCCCCGGCTGGGATCCGGAGCGGATCGCGGCCGCCCGCCGGGCGCTGTAG
- a CDS encoding agmatine deiminase family protein yields MSRPESSRHARSALSRRGFLAAAGLTAAGAALATTRFQAGAATAAGTFRVPVEDVRHTRTWMAWPDSTSIWGNTLSGVQADIALIARTVATYEPVVMCANPGSAARARQLCGSTVTVISTIPVDDCWMRDSGPVFRTDGAGGLDAVGLNFNGWGNKQTHAKDALVAGRVASYVGVPITYAGLVGEGGAIEQDGAGTLMATRSSLVNRNRNPGMTERQLETAMCTAYGASKVIWFDGVRGQDITDDHVDATSRFLAPGEALVQMPLASDNDAYARDARQQFSILSASTTSSGVPMDTMRLQGPDYYKIRSGNPEFLASYANFYLCNGAVISAHFGDTRADQAAKATLQNLYPDRVIEQLNIDRLGTGGGGIHCVTQQQPVR; encoded by the coding sequence GTGAGCCGACCCGAATCCAGCCGACACGCACGCAGCGCTCTGAGCCGCCGGGGATTCCTCGCCGCCGCCGGTCTGACCGCCGCCGGAGCCGCCCTCGCCACGACCCGGTTCCAGGCCGGGGCCGCCACGGCCGCGGGCACCTTCCGCGTCCCGGTCGAGGACGTCCGCCACACCCGTACGTGGATGGCCTGGCCGGACAGCACGTCGATCTGGGGCAACACGCTGAGCGGCGTCCAGGCGGACATCGCCCTGATCGCCCGTACCGTCGCCACGTACGAACCCGTCGTGATGTGCGCCAACCCGGGCAGCGCCGCCAGGGCCCGTCAGCTGTGCGGCTCCACGGTCACCGTCATCAGCACCATCCCCGTCGACGACTGCTGGATGCGTGACTCGGGCCCCGTGTTCCGTACCGACGGAGCCGGTGGCCTGGACGCGGTCGGCCTCAACTTCAACGGCTGGGGCAACAAGCAGACCCACGCCAAGGACGCGCTCGTCGCCGGACGCGTCGCGTCGTACGTCGGCGTGCCGATCACCTACGCCGGCCTGGTCGGCGAGGGCGGGGCCATCGAGCAGGACGGCGCCGGTACCCTCATGGCCACCCGCAGCAGCCTCGTGAACCGCAACCGGAACCCCGGGATGACGGAGCGCCAGCTGGAGACCGCCATGTGCACGGCGTACGGCGCCTCCAAGGTCATCTGGTTCGACGGCGTCCGCGGCCAGGACATCACCGACGACCACGTCGACGCCACGTCCCGCTTCCTCGCCCCCGGCGAGGCCCTCGTCCAGATGCCCCTCGCGTCCGACAACGACGCCTACGCCCGGGACGCGCGCCAGCAGTTCAGCATCCTGTCCGCCTCGACGACCTCCAGTGGCGTCCCGATGGACACGATGCGCCTCCAGGGCCCGGACTACTACAAGATCCGCTCCGGCAACCCCGAGTTCCTGGCCTCCTACGCAAACTTCTACCTCTGCAACGGCGCCGTCATCAGCGCCCACTTCGGGGACACCCGCGCGGACCAGGCGGCGAAGGCCACCCTGCAGAACCTCTACCCCGACCGGGTCATCGAGCAGCTGAACATCGACCGCCTCGGCACCGGTGGCGGCGGCATCCACTGCGTCACCCAGCAGCAGCCCGTCCGCTAG
- a CDS encoding DUF3037 domain-containing protein yields MTDRDVFEYALLRVVPRVERGECFNAGVVVYCRARSYVAARTHLDEAKLSVLDPAADVTGVRAALRAVEGVCLGGDAAGQAAGDDAGRRFRWLIAPRSTVVQPGPVHTGLTADPEAEVERLLDLLVR; encoded by the coding sequence GTGACCGACCGCGATGTCTTCGAGTACGCGCTGCTGCGCGTGGTGCCGCGGGTCGAGCGCGGCGAGTGCTTCAACGCGGGCGTGGTCGTCTACTGCCGCGCCCGGTCCTACGTGGCCGCCCGTACGCACCTGGACGAGGCGAAGCTGTCGGTGCTGGACCCGGCGGCCGACGTGACCGGGGTGCGGGCCGCCCTGCGTGCCGTCGAGGGGGTCTGTCTGGGGGGTGACGCCGCCGGCCAGGCGGCGGGCGACGACGCAGGACGGCGCTTCCGCTGGCTGATCGCGCCGCGCTCCACGGTCGTCCAGCCGGGGCCGGTCCACACGGGTCTCACCGCCGACCCGGAGGCCGAGGTGGAGCGGCTGCTCGACCTCCTCGTGCGCTGA
- the fabG gene encoding 3-oxoacyl-ACP reductase FabG → MSTTEQRVAVVTGAARGIGAATALRLAAEGRAVAVLDLDEAACKDTVEKITAAGGTALAVGCDVSDSAQVEAAVARVAAELGAPTILVNNAGVLRDNLLFKMSESDWDLVMNVHLKGAFLMAKACQKHMVDAGFGRIVSLSSSSALGNRGQANYSAVKAGLQGLTKTLAKELGKFGITANAVAPGFIVTEMTAQTAERVGMGFEDFQAAAASMIPVQRVGRPEDVANAIAFFAGDDAGFVSGQVMYVAGGPLN, encoded by the coding sequence ATGTCCACCACCGAGCAGCGCGTAGCCGTCGTCACGGGTGCCGCACGGGGTATCGGGGCCGCCACGGCGCTCCGCCTCGCGGCCGAGGGCCGCGCCGTCGCCGTACTCGACCTCGACGAGGCGGCCTGCAAGGACACCGTCGAGAAGATCACCGCCGCGGGCGGCACCGCCCTCGCGGTCGGCTGCGACGTCTCCGACAGCGCCCAGGTGGAGGCCGCCGTCGCGCGGGTCGCCGCCGAGCTCGGCGCGCCGACGATCCTCGTCAACAACGCGGGTGTGCTGCGCGACAACCTGCTGTTCAAGATGTCGGAGTCCGACTGGGACCTCGTCATGAACGTGCACCTCAAGGGCGCCTTCCTGATGGCGAAGGCCTGCCAGAAGCACATGGTGGACGCGGGCTTCGGCCGGATCGTCTCGCTCTCCTCCTCCTCGGCCCTGGGCAACCGCGGCCAGGCCAACTACTCGGCCGTGAAGGCCGGCCTCCAGGGCCTCACCAAGACCCTCGCCAAGGAACTCGGCAAGTTCGGCATCACCGCCAACGCCGTCGCCCCGGGCTTCATCGTCACCGAGATGACCGCGCAGACCGCCGAGCGCGTCGGCATGGGCTTCGAGGACTTCCAGGCCGCCGCCGCGTCCATGATCCCGGTGCAGCGGGTCGGCCGCCCCGAGGACGTCGCCAACGCGATCGCCTTCTTCGCGGGCGACGACGCCGGCTTCGTGTCCGGCCAGGTCATGTACGTGGCCGGCGGCCCGCTCAACTGA